The Mya arenaria isolate MELC-2E11 chromosome 16, ASM2691426v1 genome includes a window with the following:
- the LOC128221321 gene encoding uncharacterized protein LOC128221321: MADIIKSSAYDTEKQKRRKKPNFTASETLIIEECMGDFDTREMLTNKFTDKISNEKKKRKWEEIGVKCSALGCAVRTGDEISVKWQNMRKNAKAEITSERLQRRESGRGTDTLKKATDQANRIVSIHADASFNGVVGGMDSDEPDGLSFIPNLTDEEDAESESLRSSKLPPPSKIMMAAQATAGPSKSSYQEHKQERVVKRRKTKAEELIDWQIIYFQNQVELAQQEKEINRVKLRVMEKYEKKLDAEEIDGFIRTTFFES, encoded by the exons ATGGCCGACATCATAAAGTCTTCTGCTTATgatactgaaaaacaaaaaaggagaaaaaaaccTAATTTCACAGCTAGTGAAACTTTGATTATAGAGGAATGTATGGGAGACTTCGATACAAGGGAAATGCTGACTAACAAATTTACTGATAAAATTTCTaatgagaaaaagaaaagaaaatgggAAGAAATAGGTGTCAAATGTTCTGCCCTGGGGTGTGCTGTTCGGACTGGCGATGAAATCAGTGTTAAATGGCAGAACATGCGAAAAAATGCCAAGGCTGAGATAACAAG TGAAAGGCTCCAGCGGAGAGAGAGTGGGCGGGGTACTGACACGCTAAAGAAGGCTACAGATCAAGCCAATAGAATTGTATCTATACATGCTGATGCCAGTTTCAATGGAGTTGTAGGTGGAATGGACTCTGATGAGCCAG ATGGTCTTTCGTTTATACCAAATTTAACAGATGAAGAAGATGCGGAGAGTGAAAGCCTTAGGTCATCAAAGTTACCCCCGCCATCCAAGATCATGATGGCGGCACAGGCTACTGCAGGACCATCAAAGAGCAGTTACCAAGAACACAAACAGGAACGTGT TGTCAAGAGAAGGAAGACCAAAGCAGAGGAACTTATTGATTGGCAAATTATATACTTTCAAAATCAGGTGGAATTGGCACAGCAAGAG aagGAAATCAATCGGGTGAAGCTGAGAGtgatggaaaaatatgaaaaaaaacttgatgCAGAGGAAATAGACGGATTCATCCGGACAACCTTCTTCGAgagttaa